Proteins from a single region of Thermoplasmata archaeon:
- a CDS encoding type II toxin-antitoxin system HicB family antitoxin, with amino-acid sequence MAFTARIWRDEGGFFVAQSEELPGCISQGKTLEEARRNFAEALEGYLETLAKEGGVPPAPAPANALRVRFELLPA; translated from the coding sequence ATGGCATTTACGGCCAGGATCTGGCGGGACGAGGGGGGTTTCTTCGTAGCGCAATCGGAGGAACTTCCCGGGTGTATTTCACAGGGGAAGACGCTCGAAGAGGCTCGGAGGAATTTCGCGGAGGCCCTCGAAGGATACCTCGAGACCTTAGCCAAGGAGGGTGGCGTTCCTCCTGCCCCGGCTCCTGCGAATGCTCTGCGCGTGCGGTTCGAACTCCTTCCGGCGTAG
- a CDS encoding type II toxin-antitoxin system HicA family toxin, with product MPSLPRLSGREVLQALVRAGGIALHQKGSHVYVRMPGVARPVSVPMHPEISRGTLRAILREAGIAPGDLRRLL from the coding sequence ATGCCCAGCCTGCCTCGTTTGAGCGGGCGGGAAGTCCTGCAGGCGCTCGTTCGAGCCGGCGGTATCGCCCTCCACCAGAAGGGAAGCCATGTCTACGTGCGCATGCCGGGTGTCGCACGTCCGGTTTCCGTTCCCATGCATCCGGAGATCTCCCGGGGAACGCTGAGGGCGATTCTCCGCGAGGCCGGCATCGCTCCTGGTGACCTGAGGCGTCTTCTCTGA
- a CDS encoding transposase, translated as MKPNAIGGSLAAAILTERSLLKNAPVQRTHRPTTEAWTGLLALFASLFTAPTFSIFGELLTAWVLCPARRTVTGMMRGGGLVYRRPHDAYHRLVRAAVWSVDELWDLTATLLIRHFAPDGRIALLLDDTLFHRRGRKIEGAGIFRDTVRSSANSVVYDRGLNLVVLALRVKLPWGGEPLALPLAVRLHRKGGPTLLDLSAQSIHRLAERFPDREFHLIADGAYAPLAGWELPRTEVTSRIRRDAALYALPSPHLPGQIGRPRKKGERLPSLAAWAAQAQQGWEKAVVDRRGRLEERLLLSRKVLWYHVCGTDLIQVVVSRDPTEHEKDDFLFTTDLTLSAGAVIGHYHGRWPIEGTLRSSKQSLGGEEPQTWRGKGPERAASLAFWMYSAIWVWYLQTQGPTPVLPKLPWYPKKVRPSFLDAVSALRRELWRE; from the coding sequence GTGAAGCCCAACGCCATCGGGGGCAGCCTTGCGGCTGCAATCCTAACGGAGCGATCTCTCCTCAAGAACGCGCCGGTCCAGCGGACCCACCGCCCGACCACTGAAGCGTGGACGGGCCTCCTCGCGCTGTTCGCCTCACTCTTCACCGCCCCTACCTTCTCGATCTTCGGGGAACTCCTCACCGCCTGGGTCCTCTGCCCCGCCCGTCGTACCGTCACGGGAATGATGCGCGGCGGGGGTCTCGTCTACCGACGGCCCCACGATGCCTACCACCGCCTCGTGCGGGCCGCGGTGTGGTCCGTCGACGAACTCTGGGACCTCACCGCCACGCTCCTGATTCGTCACTTCGCCCCGGACGGTCGCATCGCCCTCCTCCTCGACGACACCCTCTTCCACCGACGGGGACGGAAGATCGAGGGTGCCGGCATCTTCCGCGACACCGTCCGCTCCTCCGCGAACTCCGTCGTCTACGACCGAGGACTCAACCTTGTTGTCCTCGCGCTGCGCGTGAAGCTCCCGTGGGGCGGCGAGCCGTTGGCCCTTCCCCTCGCCGTCCGCCTCCACCGGAAGGGCGGCCCCACCCTCTTGGACCTCTCGGCGCAGTCCATCCATCGGCTCGCCGAGCGGTTTCCGGATCGCGAGTTCCACCTCATCGCCGACGGGGCCTACGCTCCGCTGGCGGGGTGGGAGCTCCCCCGTACCGAGGTCACCTCGCGGATTCGTCGGGACGCGGCGCTCTACGCCCTCCCCTCGCCCCACCTCCCTGGGCAGATAGGTCGGCCGAGGAAGAAAGGGGAGCGGCTCCCCTCCTTGGCAGCGTGGGCCGCACAGGCCCAGCAGGGATGGGAGAAGGCGGTCGTGGACCGACGGGGGCGGCTGGAGGAACGGCTCCTGCTTTCCCGTAAGGTGCTCTGGTACCACGTCTGCGGGACGGACCTTATTCAGGTGGTGGTCAGCCGCGACCCGACCGAGCACGAGAAGGACGACTTCCTGTTCACCACCGACCTCACCCTGAGTGCCGGGGCGGTGATCGGCCATTACCACGGGAGGTGGCCGATCGAAGGCACGCTGAGGAGTTCCAAGCAGAGCCTGGGCGGCGAGGAGCCGCAGACATGGAGGGGAAAGGGCCCAGAGCGGGCGGCCTCGCTGGCGTTCTGGATGTACAGCGCGATCTGGGTCTGGTATCTCCAGACCCAAGGGCCCACGCCGGTGCTGCCGAAGCTGCCGTGGTATCCGAAGAAGGTGCGTCCGTCGTTCCTGGACGCGGTGTCGGCACTGAGGCGGGAGCTCTGGAGGGAGTAG